The genomic interval GCGCCCGCCACGCCGAGTGCATTGGGCGCGTCGAACACGTCCCACTGCACGTTGTTGGTCTGGATCTGCGCTTTGAGCTTGGCGAGGTCGGGCGTGTCGATAATCGTGACCTGCACGCCCGTTTCTTTCATGAACGGCTTGACGACCGACTCTTCCACGGCCTGCCGGTACGCCCCGCCCCAACTCACGAGCGTCATCTGGCCACCCGCGGCATGGGCTTTTTTCGAGGTGAGAATGGCCGGGGCGGCGGCCGCCGCGATTGCGATACTGGAGACACCCGAGACGAATTGCCTACGTCCCGTTGAAACGCCTTCCTTTCGAAGCTTTGACATAGCGGGTCTTCTCACACTGTGGTTGGAATGACATGCCCGGCGAGTCACGGCGAGTTCGCCGGTTCTGGGTGCGGCGTGGAGCGAGCCGTGACAGTCACGCTATGCAGCCAGAATTCGGCAGGCCATATCGAGTACGAATGCTTATTTAATGAATAAGGCGCGGTGATCCTGTGGCGCGCCGCCGCGAAAGCGGAATTCCCGAGGCAACAGGCGCGCAACGACCCGTCTGAATGCGGCAAATACCCCGCATTCCACTCGTCATCCGCATCGAAACCCGTGCAAAACCGCCCCGCGCGGCGTGCCAGTGCGACAGCCGCTTTTACTAATCATCTGTCCTGCTTATATTGGCGCGCCCCGGTTTATGGCGTTTCACACTTCGCCCCATACCCTTTGCTCAGGAAAGGACGCGAAACCGTGAACAAATATGATGTGGTCGTGATTGGCGCTGGCGTGATCGGCAGCTCCGTCGCATTTCAACTGGCGAAGCTCGGCGCGAAGAACGTGCTCGTGCTCGACCGCGGCACGATAGGCGCCGGAACGACCTCGCAGTCGTCGGGCATCTTGCGCACCCACTATTCCGTGAAGGAAAACGTGGAACTCGCGCTCAAGAGCTGGGACGTGTTCAACGACTTCCCGGCGTATCTCGGCGACGAAGAAGCGTCGTGCGGGCTCGTGAAGTGCGGCTACATGATCGTGGCGAGCGAAGGCGACAAGCTCGAACCGCTGCGCGCCTCGCTCGAGCAGCAAAAGGCCCAGGGCGTGCCGCTCGAACTGCTCGACGCGAAAGCCGCGCACGAGTTGCTGCCGATCGCCCGCTTCGACGACGCCGCGCTGATCGGCTACGAGCCCGAAGCCGGTTTCGCCGACGCCTACCTCGTCGCCACCAGCTTCGCGCGCGCCGCGCGCCGTGGCGGCGTGACGATCCGCGAGAACGTTTCCGTCAACCAGATCCTGTTCGAAGGCAACCGCGTGGTGGGCGTTTCGACCAGTGCGGGCGACTTCGCGGCGGGCACCGTCATCAGCACGCAAAACATCTGGACGCCCGAGCTTGCGGGCTGGACCGGCCGCAACCTGCCCGTCATGCCCGAGCGCCACGCGGTGCTCGCGCTCGAATGCGAAGCGGCGAAATACACGTTCTCGATGCCGGTGTTCAAGGACCTGGCCTCGCCCGGCATGCTCTATTACCGCAGCTACGGCGGCAGCCAGATGCTAGTGAGCGAAGGCATCGTGGGCGAAAAGCTCGGCGCCGCCGAGACCGAGCAAGGCGACATTCCCATGGACTACGTGGTGGAAGTGGGCGCGCAGGTCGCCGAGCGCTTCCCCGAGTACGAAACGGCGGGCATCGCTTCGTCGTGGACCGGCGTGTACGACGTCACGCCCGACTGGAACCCGGTGCTGGGCCGCCTGCCCGGTATCGAAGGTCTCGTGGTCGGTTACGGCTTCTCGGGCCACGGCTTCAAGCTCTCGCCCACCGTGGGCCGCGTGCTCGCCCAGGAGGCGCTGGGTCTGCCGACCGACGTCTCGCTCGCCCCGTACTCGATCGAACGTTTCGAAACCGGCGCGCTGCTCACGGGCAAGTACGGCCTCGGCGCGGTGTCGTGACGTCATGGCGATGAAGCCGCCCGAAGCCCGCGCGCTCGCCGCGCTGCCGCCCGAAGCATGGCGCAACGGCGGCGGCGTCACGCGCACGCTGGCGATGCACGACAGCGGTGGCAATAGCGGCGACGCCTGGCGCATCAGCATTGCCGAAGTCGAGCGCGACGGCCCGTACTCGCGTTTCACCGGCATGACGCGCGTGTCGTTCGTGTTGCGCGGCGCGGGCGTCGTGTTGCGCGAAGGCGCGCTCGACGTTTCGCTCGCGCCCGACGAAGCCGTGGAATACACGGGCAATGCGGCGTGGGACGCGCGTCTCGTGAACGGGCCTGTCACGGTGCTCAACGTGATGAGCGCGGCGCAGCGATATGGCGTGAAAGTGCGCGCGCTCGCCGCGCCCGCAACGGTTGCCGCCGGCAGCATCGCCCTCGTGCTCGCGCTCGAAGGCGCCTGCGAGATCGCCACGCACGGCGCCGCGAGCGTGCGGCTCGAAGCGGGCCACTACGCCGCGTTCGACGGTTTGCGCGCCTCGTTGCGCGTCACGCCGCATGCAGCGAATGCTGCAAACGCGCGCATCGTGCTCGTCACGTTGTCGCCGGCTGCGCCGTTGGTATCGGCATGAACGAATGGATTTGAGCGCTTTTTAGTATTCCGAGGAAACCAGCATGAAAGTGATTACCGCAGTCAAGCGCGTCGTCGATTACAACGTGAAGGTCCGCGCGAAAGCGGACGGCAGCGGCGTGGATATCGGCAACGTCAAGATGTCGATGAACCCCTTCGACGAAATCGCCACCGAAGCGGCCACGCGCCTCAAGGAAGCGGGCCACGCGAGCGAAGTCGTGGCGGTGTCGTGCGGCGTGGCGCAAAGCCAGGAAACGCTGCGCACGGCACTCGCCATTGGCGCGGACCGCGGCATTCTCGTGGAAACCGCCGTGGAATTGCAGCCGCTCGCCGTGGCGAAGCTGCTCAAGGCCGTCATCGACAAAGAACAGCCGCAACTGGTGATCCTCGGCAAGCAGGCCATCGACGACGACGCGGGCCAGACCGGACAGTTGCTCGCCGCCCTGCTCGACTGGCCGCAGGCGACCTTCGCGAGCGCGATCGAGATCGGCGACGGCACGGCCACCGTCACGCGCGAAGTGGACGGCGGCCTCGAAGTGATTTCGCTGCGCCTGCCCGCCATCGTCACGACCGACTTGCGTCTGAACGAGCCGCGCTACGTCACGCTGCCCAATATCATGAAGGCGAAGAAAAAGCCTCTCGAGACGCTCACGCCCGAGCAGCTCGGCGTCGATCCGGCGCCGCGCCTGAAGACGCTCAAGGTGGTGGAGCCGCCCGTGCGCCAGGCGGGCGTGATCGTGCCGGACGTGGCCGCGCTGGTCGAAAAACTCAAGAACGAAGCGAAGGTGATTTGAATGACAACTCTCGTGATCGCCGAACACGGCGAAGGTCAACT from Paraburkholderia acidisoli carries:
- a CDS encoding NAD(P)/FAD-dependent oxidoreductase, whose product is MNKYDVVVIGAGVIGSSVAFQLAKLGAKNVLVLDRGTIGAGTTSQSSGILRTHYSVKENVELALKSWDVFNDFPAYLGDEEASCGLVKCGYMIVASEGDKLEPLRASLEQQKAQGVPLELLDAKAAHELLPIARFDDAALIGYEPEAGFADAYLVATSFARAARRGGVTIRENVSVNQILFEGNRVVGVSTSAGDFAAGTVISTQNIWTPELAGWTGRNLPVMPERHAVLALECEAAKYTFSMPVFKDLASPGMLYYRSYGGSQMLVSEGIVGEKLGAAETEQGDIPMDYVVEVGAQVAERFPEYETAGIASSWTGVYDVTPDWNPVLGRLPGIEGLVVGYGFSGHGFKLSPTVGRVLAQEALGLPTDVSLAPYSIERFETGALLTGKYGLGAVS
- a CDS encoding HutD/Ves family protein translates to MAMKPPEARALAALPPEAWRNGGGVTRTLAMHDSGGNSGDAWRISIAEVERDGPYSRFTGMTRVSFVLRGAGVVLREGALDVSLAPDEAVEYTGNAAWDARLVNGPVTVLNVMSAAQRYGVKVRALAAPATVAAGSIALVLALEGACEIATHGAASVRLEAGHYAAFDGLRASLRVTPHAANAANARIVLVTLSPAAPLVSA
- a CDS encoding electron transfer flavoprotein subunit beta/FixA family protein, encoding MKVITAVKRVVDYNVKVRAKADGSGVDIGNVKMSMNPFDEIATEAATRLKEAGHASEVVAVSCGVAQSQETLRTALAIGADRGILVETAVELQPLAVAKLLKAVIDKEQPQLVILGKQAIDDDAGQTGQLLAALLDWPQATFASAIEIGDGTATVTREVDGGLEVISLRLPAIVTTDLRLNEPRYVTLPNIMKAKKKPLETLTPEQLGVDPAPRLKTLKVVEPPVRQAGVIVPDVAALVEKLKNEAKVI